Proteins encoded together in one Telopea speciosissima isolate NSW1024214 ecotype Mountain lineage chromosome 6, Tspe_v1, whole genome shotgun sequence window:
- the LOC122665700 gene encoding aspartic proteinase nepenthesin-1-like: MAFMETLLSLIYLLSSALLLHVAAVEGPKAITLSLIHPFSIHSPFYPGNITDVEKIDLLVHATEARMRHLFSTTTMREGNWNDSIVDVDPNDIVTKLQFIGAYYVAQVGIGSFPPVPGPKLMPFFLILDTGSPITWVQCEGCNPCLPLSQPNFPYRISQSYKSIPCGDPTCPTPNQDCFQSFCGFSIRYGDSSGPITMGTIIRETLTFPSNFGGTESYNKFFLGCGIQSYNYNFPRESAIAGILGLGPGGPGTRPLWDQAAKKCFSYCLFTSEHTNSQLYIGEGARMVGPQVLATPLLRGSSPLLYYVDLQDISIANVRLGLQGSFSGGCAIDTGAAFTSLVSNAYARVRSGLVQYFAQFHIQPYDSGSRPRGVPILDLCFPKPSGFITFPTMTFHLRGNDLVVKPTGVFIATGNYVCVALKSGVSTMIGSYQQTQYKFSYDLELGDKSRGEIGSLLFAPQNCGSPA; encoded by the coding sequence ATGGCTTTCATGGAGACTTTGTTATCTCTAATTTATCTCCTCTCAAGTGCTTTGCTACTACATGTGGCTGCTGTTGAAGGTCCCAAGGCCATCACTTTAAGTCTCATCCATCCTTTCTCGATCCACTCACCTTTCTATCCAGGGAACATAACAGATGTGGAGAAGATTGATCTACTTGTTCATGCCACAGAAGCTCGCATGCGTCATCTATTCTCAACGACAACAATGAGAGAAGGAAACTGGAATGATAGCATTGTAGACGTTGATCCCAACGACATAGTGACAAAACTGCAATTTATTGGTGCCTACTATGTAGCCCAAGTGGGTATAGGTTCATTTCCACCTGTTCCTGGCCCAAAGTTGATGCCTTTTTTCTTGATCTTGGACACTGGAAGTCCTATAACATGGGTTCAATGTGAAGGTTGCAATCCTTGCTTGCCCCTATCGCAACCCAATTTCCCATACAGAATATCTCAGAGTTATAAATCTATTCCTTGTGGTGACCCAACATGTCCAACTCCAAACCAAGATTGCTTTCAATCATTTTGTGGATTCAGCATACGCTATGGTGATAGCTCTGGACCCATAACAATGGGAACCATTATAAGAGAGACCTTAACCTTCCCTTCTAATTTTGGAGGTACGGAATCTTACAACAAGTTCTTCTTGGGTTGTGGCATTCAGAGCTACAACTATAACTTTCCACGAGAGAGCGCAATTGCTGGGATTTTGGGCTTAGGTCCTGGAGGCCCTGGAACTCGTCCCTTATGGGACCAAGCAGCCAAAAAATGCTTCTCTTATTGTCTATTTACCTCTGAACACACCAATTCTCAATTATATATTGGAGAAGGTGCAAGGATGGTAGGACCACAAGTTCTAGCTACACCATTACTAAGAGGATCTAGCCCATTACTATACTACGTGGACTTGCAGGATATTAGCATCGCTAATGTTCGCCTTGGACTGCAGGGATCCTTCTCTGGGGGTTGTGCCATAGATACAGGAGCTGCGTTTACTTCActtgtttctaatgcttatGCTCGTGTGAGAAGTGGTCTTGTTCAATACTTTGCACAGTTTCATATTCAACCATACGACAGCGGAAGTAGACCAAGAGGTGTGCCAATATTAGATCTATGTTTCCCTAAGCCGTCTGGTTTTATTACATTTCCAACTATGACGTTCCATTTGAGAGGAAATGACCTTGTTGTAAAACCAACTGGGGTGTTTATAGCAACGGGAAATTATGTTTGTGTTGCACTTAAATCAGGCGTCAGTACAATGATTGGATCTTATCAACAAACACAATACAAATTCTCCTatgatttggagttgggagATAAAAGCCGAGGAGAAATaggttctcttctctttgctcctCAGAATTGTGGGTCCCCTGCTtaa